The genomic segment CGCGGCGGCGGTCAAATGCACCGCCAAGCGCGACGGCAAGGAGTGGGTGCTCAGCGGCACGAAGAGCTTCATCACCAACGGCGACAGCGCCGACATGTACGTTGTCTTCGCTCGCAGTGAGAAGGGATCCCGCAACGCTCACGGTGTTTCCGCATTTCTGATGGCGGCGGATACTCCCGGGATTCGCAAAGGGAAACACGAGAAGAAGATGGGAATCCGTTCGTCCGACTGCATCGAAATCCAATTCGAGGACGCGCGCATTCCCGCCGCGAATCTTGTGGGCGAGGAAGGCGAAGGTTTCAAGGTCGCGATGGCCGCCCTGGACTCGGGCCGCATCGGCATCGCCGCGCAGGCGGTGGGACTGGCGCAGGGGGCGCTGGAGGCCGCCGTGGCCTATTCGAAAGAGCGGGTTCAGTTCAACCGCCCGATTTGCGAGTTCCAGGCCATTCAATTCAAGCTGGCCGACATGGAAATGCTCACGCAGGCCGCGCGCCTGCTGATCTACAACGCGGCCGTGAAGAAGGATTCCGGACAACGCTTCACTCACGAGGCGGCGATTGCCAAGCTGTTCGCGTCCCATATGGTGATGAAGGTTACGCAGGAAGCCCTGCAAATCCACGGCGGGAACTGCTATCTGAAAGACTATCCCGTCGAGCGCATGCTTCGTGACGCCAAAGTGACTGAGATCTACGAAGGCACCTCCGAGATCCAGCGCTTCATCATTTCCCGAAATCTGCTCAGCGCGTAGCAACTCAGAATCCGTCAAACAAGGAGAGAGACCTAACGTGGCAAAGTCAAAGTTCGACGAGACTCTCAAGATATGGCACAGCGGCAAGATGCTGGATTGGAAAGACGCCACCATTCACGTCGCCGTCCATGCCATGCACTACGGATCCTCCGTTTTCGAGGGCTTGCGGGCCTATAAGACTCCCGAAGGAACGATTATCTTCGGCCTCCGGCAGCATATTCGCCGCCTGTTCGATTCGGCCAAGATTTATCGCATGAAGCCGACCGTCACGCACAAGCAAATGGAAGACGCGTGCCTCGAGGTCGTCCGCGTCAACAAGATGGAAGAAGCCTATCTGCGGCCGTTGTTCTTCCGCGGCTATCACAGCCTGGGGGTTCACCCCGGCGATTGCCCCATCGAAGCCTACGTCATGCCGCTCCGCTGGGGCAAGTACCTCGGTGATGAAGCTCTCGAAAAGGGCGTGGACGTCTGCGTGTCCTCGTGGACGCGCATTGCTCCCAACACGATGCCGCCCTTGGCGAAGGCGGGCGCGAACTACATGAACTCGCAACTCATCAAGATTGACGCGATCGCAATGGGATTCGACGAGGGCATTGCGCTGGACCGCATGGGCTTCGTTTCGGAAGGCTCCGGCGAAAACATTTTTCTCGTTCGCGATGGAATGCTCTGGACGCCGCCGCTCGGCGGTTCGGTTT from the bacterium genome contains:
- the ilvE gene encoding branched-chain-amino-acid transaminase codes for the protein MLDWKDATIHVAVHAMHYGSSVFEGLRAYKTPEGTIIFGLRQHIRRLFDSAKIYRMKPTVTHKQMEDACLEVVRVNKMEEAYLRPLFFRGYHSLGVHPGDCPIEAYVMPLRWGKYLGDEALEKGVDVCVSSWTRIAPNTMPPLAKAGANYMNSQLIKIDAIAMGFDEGIALDRMGFVSEGSGENIFLVRDGMLWTPPLGGSVLPGITREAVLKIAEEEQIPIHIGTVPREALYIADEVFFTGSAAEITPIRSIDKVEVGEGKPGPITRKLSKAFFDLIDGKRPDTLRLRVRV
- a CDS encoding acyl-CoA dehydrogenase family protein — protein: MDHLLTEEQLEVKRTIRDFAENEIRPSVAARDESGEFPAEICKKLGELGFMGINTPEEFGGAGMDAVTYAVVVEELSRVDPSVGVIISVNNSLICYALEKFGTAEQQEKWLRPLAEGTMLGAFCLTEPEAGSDAAAVKCTAKRDGKEWVLSGTKSFITNGDSADMYVVFARSEKGSRNAHGVSAFLMAADTPGIRKGKHEKKMGIRSSDCIEIQFEDARIPAANLVGEEGEGFKVAMAALDSGRIGIAAQAVGLAQGALEAAVAYSKERVQFNRPICEFQAIQFKLADMEMLTQAARLLIYNAAVKKDSGQRFTHEAAIAKLFASHMVMKVTQEALQIHGGNCYLKDYPVERMLRDAKVTEIYEGTSEIQRFIISRNLLSA